A portion of the Sulfurospirillum diekertiae genome contains these proteins:
- a CDS encoding GGDEF domain-containing protein — protein MNNNNHIAEMVFQLAEETFAKLKSLNIPPYPKYYHDTFVETLQKSGDTELMDLTKKHSYLFSNAQQEEMVSETCFGLMKKGLEEFVKTNDNLKFISDETSINIDNIKKDYESVDTHQVLQAFDNFQGKILHELQAADETIAKLKLEVERLERESNIDPLTKAHNRRVLVKDLEELLSVGRDRDMDMHLVMFDADDFKQINDSFGHIAGDKTLIFLSKLIQNSLRRGTRIYRYGGEEFVVILNRTSFEEATKIVDRIIKETSDSKLLYKNHDIHLTLSAGICSHKRTMSADDLLDTADKALYEAKKSGKNCFRSAH, from the coding sequence ATGAACAACAATAATCATATCGCAGAAATGGTTTTTCAGCTTGCAGAAGAGACATTTGCAAAGCTTAAGAGTTTAAACATTCCCCCTTATCCAAAATATTATCACGATACGTTTGTTGAGACACTGCAAAAAAGCGGTGATACAGAGTTGATGGATCTTACAAAAAAACATAGTTACCTTTTTTCCAATGCCCAACAAGAAGAGATGGTAAGTGAAACCTGCTTTGGTTTAATGAAAAAAGGGTTAGAAGAGTTTGTAAAAACAAATGATAACCTTAAATTTATTTCAGATGAAACATCTATCAATATTGACAATATCAAAAAAGATTATGAGAGTGTTGATACACATCAAGTTCTACAGGCTTTTGATAACTTTCAAGGTAAGATATTACATGAACTTCAAGCTGCCGATGAAACAATTGCTAAACTCAAATTAGAAGTAGAACGCTTAGAACGTGAATCCAATATTGACCCTCTAACAAAAGCCCACAACAGAAGAGTTCTTGTTAAAGACTTAGAAGAGCTACTGAGTGTTGGTAGAGATAGAGATATGGATATGCATCTTGTCATGTTCGATGCCGACGATTTTAAACAAATCAATGACTCCTTTGGCCATATTGCAGGCGATAAAACCTTAATTTTTCTATCCAAGCTGATTCAAAATTCACTTAGACGCGGAACACGTATCTATCGATACGGTGGTGAGGAATTTGTCGTTATTTTGAACCGAACCTCTTTTGAGGAAGCAACAAAAATCGTTGATCGCATTATTAAAGAGACAAGCGATAGCAAATTACTTTATAAAAATCATGATATCCATCTAACGCTGAGTGCAGGCATTTGTTCTCATAAACGCACGATGAGTGCCGACGATCTTTTGGATACAGCAGACAAAGCGCTCTACGAAGCCAAAAAAAGTGGTAAAAATTGTTTTAGGAGCGCACATTAA
- a CDS encoding CvpA family protein — protein MANFSMFDLISLALVLILGIKGIINGFVKEVFGLLGIIGGIYFASRYAHEAGKMISDHIFVFNNQASLYLFGFIAVLIVFWITCIFLGYLIAQALSLSGLSMFDKLAGFAIGSMKIIFSFFCFGSHINQY, from the coding sequence ATGGCAAATTTTTCGATGTTTGACCTTATATCTCTTGCCTTAGTGCTAATATTGGGAATTAAAGGCATTATTAATGGATTTGTAAAAGAGGTATTTGGTCTCTTAGGTATTATTGGTGGTATCTACTTTGCTTCGCGTTATGCACATGAAGCAGGTAAAATGATCAGTGATCATATTTTTGTATTTAACAATCAAGCATCCTTATATCTTTTTGGATTTATTGCCGTTTTGATTGTTTTTTGGATTACGTGTATTTTTTTAGGATATCTTATCGCGCAAGCCTTGAGCCTAAGTGGACTTAGTATGTTTGATAAATTGGCTGGTTTTGCCATAGGCAGTATGAAAATTATTTTTAGTTTTTTCTGTTTTGGCAGTCACATTAACCAATATTGA
- the lysS gene encoding lysine--tRNA ligase: protein MIFQDQYQQQRIEKGKALHALGHNPYRHNIIKDTSTKEFLECYEYVAESELKRDENKNNTVVGRIKFLRHMGKAAFAKIEDEQGVLQIYFSRESIGDAWFDEAKKLVEVGDIISVTGFPFVTKTGELSLHVKTLEVATKSIVPLPEKFHGLQDKELRYRKRYLDMIMNPDVRKTFKIRSKIVSEIRHFFEERDFLEVETPMMHPIAGGANAKPFITRHNALGVDRYLRIAPELYLKRLVVGGFESVFEINRNFRNEGMDQTHNPEFTMIEFYWAYHNYHDLMRLTEEMFDVLLKKLKLPRKLPYGDLEIDFSKPFQKIAFRAALSEIGGVPDEILDDCAQITKYITDKGLSVDANLNLGKLYEELFDLFVEEKLINPTFIIDYPIEISPLARRSEINPNIAERFELFIAGREIANGFNELNDPIDQYERFAKQLQAKNAGDDEAHEMDEDYVYALGYGLPPTAGQGLGIDRLTMLLTNELSIKDVILFPAMKPLGDADEQTQKDEE, encoded by the coding sequence TTGATATTTCAAGACCAATACCAACAACAACGCATCGAAAAGGGAAAGGCGCTACATGCCCTTGGTCATAACCCTTACAGGCATAATATTATCAAAGATACGAGCACCAAAGAGTTTTTAGAGTGCTACGAATATGTTGCAGAGAGTGAACTCAAACGCGATGAGAACAAGAACAACACGGTTGTAGGACGTATCAAATTTCTACGCCATATGGGAAAAGCTGCCTTTGCAAAAATCGAAGATGAGCAAGGTGTTCTTCAAATCTATTTCAGTCGCGAGTCTATTGGTGATGCATGGTTTGATGAAGCTAAAAAACTTGTTGAAGTCGGTGATATTATCAGTGTCACAGGTTTCCCTTTTGTGACAAAAACAGGTGAACTTTCTTTACATGTAAAGACATTGGAAGTCGCAACCAAATCAATTGTACCTCTTCCTGAAAAGTTTCATGGTCTCCAAGATAAAGAGTTACGTTATCGCAAACGCTACCTTGACATGATTATGAACCCTGATGTACGAAAAACTTTTAAAATCAGAAGTAAAATTGTCAGTGAAATTCGTCATTTCTTTGAAGAACGTGACTTTCTAGAAGTTGAAACTCCCATGATGCACCCAATCGCAGGCGGAGCGAATGCAAAACCATTCATCACGCGCCACAATGCCTTAGGGGTTGATCGCTACCTAAGAATTGCACCAGAACTTTACCTCAAACGCCTTGTCGTCGGTGGTTTTGAGTCAGTCTTTGAAATCAACCGTAACTTCAGAAATGAAGGTATGGATCAAACACACAATCCTGAATTTACCATGATCGAATTTTACTGGGCATACCATAATTACCATGATTTAATGCGCCTCACCGAAGAGATGTTTGATGTGTTGTTAAAGAAACTTAAACTTCCACGCAAACTTCCTTATGGAGATTTGGAAATTGATTTTTCAAAACCATTCCAAAAAATTGCTTTTAGAGCAGCGCTGAGTGAAATCGGTGGCGTTCCAGATGAAATTCTTGATGATTGTGCTCAAATAACAAAATATATTACAGATAAAGGTTTGAGTGTTGATGCTAATTTAAACCTTGGCAAACTCTATGAAGAACTTTTTGATCTTTTTGTTGAAGAAAAACTCATCAATCCAACCTTTATCATTGATTATCCAATTGAAATCAGCCCACTTGCACGTAGAAGTGAAATCAATCCAAACATTGCAGAACGCTTTGAACTCTTCATTGCCGGGCGTGAGATCGCCAATGGATTTAATGAACTTAATGATCCTATCGATCAATACGAACGCTTTGCAAAACAGTTGCAGGCTAAGAATGCAGGCGACGATGAAGCCCACGAGATGGATGAAGATTATGTCTATGCTCTAGGCTATGGATTACCACCAACTGCAGGGCAAGGGCTAGGAATTGATCGTTTAACGATGTTACTCACTAATGAGTTATCGATTAAAGATGTTATTCTGTTCCCAGCAATGAAACCCCTTGGTGACGCTGATGAACAAACACAAAAAGACGAGGAATAA
- a CDS encoding Fur family transcriptional regulator, which yields MSTFENLEYNSLLSNFKELLKNNSLKFTKQREVVLKTLYEKDEHFTPEDLYIFLRSTYPELNIGIATVYRTLNLLEESLMVTSISFGVAGKKFELANKPHHDHMICKNCGLIIEFQNDKIEQLQLEIAQANHFTITSHLMQLRGLCKECAKNSKH from the coding sequence ATGAGTACGTTTGAAAATCTTGAATATAACTCCTTACTCTCAAACTTTAAAGAGTTATTGAAAAATAATAGTTTAAAATTTACCAAGCAACGCGAAGTCGTTTTAAAAACACTCTATGAAAAAGATGAGCACTTTACGCCAGAAGATCTCTATATTTTTCTTCGCAGCACGTATCCAGAGCTTAATATTGGGATTGCTACGGTCTATCGTACACTGAACCTGCTTGAAGAATCTCTCATGGTCACATCGATCTCATTTGGTGTTGCCGGTAAAAAGTTTGAACTTGCCAATAAACCTCATCATGATCATATGATCTGCAAAAACTGCGGACTTATTATCGAATTTCAAAATGATAAAATCGAACAACTACAACTTGAAATTGCGCAAGCAAACCATTTCACCATTACCAGCCATTTAATGCAACTGCGTGGCCTTTGCAAAGAGTGCGCCAAAAATAGTAAACATTAG
- a CDS encoding serine hydroxymethyltransferase: protein MSILKTVDPVVYDLTVKELNRQCDHLEMIASENFTYPAVMEAMGSVFTNKYAEGYPGKRYYGGCEFADAVEQLAIDRVCKLFGCTYANVQPNSGSQANQGVYQALLNPFDKILGMDLSHGGHLTHGAKVSSSGKTYSSFFYGVELDGRINYDKVREIAHIVKPKIIVCGASAYPRELDFAKFREIADEVGAYLFADIAHVAGLVAGGEHPSPFPHCHVVTSTTHKTLRGPRGGIILTNDEEIAKKINSAIFPGIQGGPLVHVIAAKAVGFAENLKPEWKTYAKQVRANAKVLADVLIKRGYDIVSGGTDNHLVLVSFLNKEFSGKEADLALGRAGITVNKNTVPGETRSPFVTSGVRIGSPALTARGMKEKEFEIIANKIADVLDNINDEALHVKIKAEMKALASNFIIYDRPTY, encoded by the coding sequence ATGAGTATTTTAAAAACTGTTGACCCTGTTGTTTACGATCTAACCGTAAAAGAGTTAAATCGCCAATGTGATCATTTAGAAATGATCGCCAGTGAGAATTTTACCTATCCTGCGGTTATGGAAGCAATGGGCAGTGTTTTCACAAACAAATACGCAGAAGGTTACCCTGGTAAGCGCTACTACGGTGGTTGTGAATTTGCTGATGCTGTTGAACAACTTGCAATTGATCGTGTGTGCAAACTTTTTGGCTGTACGTATGCGAATGTCCAACCAAACTCAGGTAGCCAAGCCAATCAAGGTGTATACCAAGCACTGTTGAATCCTTTTGATAAAATTTTAGGTATGGATCTAAGCCACGGCGGTCACTTAACCCACGGCGCCAAAGTAAGCAGTTCAGGTAAAACGTACTCCAGTTTCTTTTACGGCGTTGAACTTGATGGTCGCATTAACTATGATAAAGTAAGAGAAATTGCTCATATTGTTAAACCTAAAATAATCGTGTGTGGTGCAAGTGCCTACCCAAGAGAACTTGATTTTGCTAAATTTAGAGAAATTGCAGACGAAGTGGGTGCGTATCTTTTCGCAGATATCGCACACGTTGCTGGTTTAGTTGCGGGAGGTGAACATCCAAGTCCATTCCCACACTGCCATGTTGTAACATCCACAACGCATAAAACGCTTCGCGGACCTCGTGGTGGAATTATCCTCACTAATGATGAAGAGATCGCTAAGAAAATTAATAGCGCCATCTTCCCTGGTATCCAAGGTGGTCCATTGGTACATGTGATTGCAGCCAAAGCCGTTGGTTTCGCTGAAAACCTAAAACCTGAATGGAAAACATATGCAAAACAAGTTCGTGCTAATGCAAAAGTTTTAGCCGATGTGCTGATTAAAAGAGGTTATGATATCGTCAGTGGCGGCACTGATAATCATCTCGTGCTCGTTTCGTTCTTAAACAAAGAATTTAGCGGTAAAGAGGCGGACTTAGCACTGGGTCGCGCAGGTATTACCGTTAATAAAAACACGGTTCCTGGCGAGACAAGAAGCCCATTTGTCACCAGTGGTGTTCGTATCGGATCCCCTGCTCTTACCGCACGCGGTATGAAAGAAAAAGAGTTTGAAATCATTGCGAACAAAATTGCCGATGTACTCGATAATATCAACGATGAAGCTTTACATGTAAAGATCAAAGCTGAGATGAAAGCATTAGCAAGTAATTTTATTATTTATGACAGACCAACCTACTAA